In Gemmatimonadota bacterium, the DNA window CCGGGAACGCGTACGCATCCCGCTTGCAGCGCCAGCGGGCCACCGCCTGCAGCGGCAGTCGGGCGAGTTGCGGCCGCGACCAGGCCACCCGCTGGTAGAACTTGAAGCGCTCGATGCGCGCCTGCTTCTCCCGGCTGACCCAGGGGCCGGAGGAGCCGACGTAATCGAACTCGGCCCACTCCTCCAGCATGCGCGGGAAGGCGTGGCCGTCCGCCAACAGCTTGTCGGCAATCGGATTGCCTGGATAAGGCTTGTAGTAGAAGATGGCGACCTCGAAGGCAGGCGACATGGCGCGCAGTCGCTTGGCCATGTCCAGTGACGCCTGGACACTCTCGGGCGGCTCGCCCGGGAAGCCCACGATGATGTTGAAGATGGCGCCGATCCCCTGGCGCAGACACTTCTCGGCCGACTCGAGGACCTGCGCGACCGTGATGTCCTTCTTCATCCAGTCGAGCATTTCCTGCGACCCGGATTCCACCCCGATCATCACCCGGCGCAGGCCGGCACGCCGGCAGTCGGCCAGAAGCGCCTCGTCCAGACGGTGGCCCTGGTCCGCACGCATGGTGGCCGTCCAGGTGAAGCGGGCCTGCCGGAGCCGGAAGGCCTCGGCCAGCGTCGCCACGCGCCGGGGACTGGTGAAGAAGGTCTCGTCCTGGAAGCCGACGTCCTCAACCCTGTAGCGCCGCCAGAGCGCGTCCAGCTCGCCGGCCACCCGCTCCGGCTCGAGCCCGAACCAGCCGCGCTTGTAGACGAAGGGGTCGGCGCAGAAGGTGCAGCGGAAACGGCACCCCTGGGACGAGATGTAATCGAGCTGCCGCTGCCCCTTGAGCTGGAAGTAGCGCTCGACCGGGATCAGCGTGTAGTCGTGCGGCGGGAAGCGGTTGATGTCCTGGAGCGGCCGGGGCGGCGCGGGCGTAGAGCCGGCCGCCAGGCAGCCGGCAACGCCCTCCAGCCCGGCACCTGCGCTCAGCCGCTCGAGGATCTCGGTGAACGTCTCTTCGCCCTGGCCCACCACCACGCCGTCGATCCCGGCCTGCTCCAGCGTTTCCCGCGGAAAGAGCGAGGGGTGCCAGCCGCCCCAGATAACGGGCAGGTCCCGCCGCCGCGCCTTGAGCGCGCGGGTCACGCGAAGCGCATCGCGGATGGGCGCGCCGGTCAGAACGGTGACGCCCACGCAGAGCGCATCCCCGGCCGCGGCCAGGAGCGCGGCCAGCGGGTCACGCTCCAGTCGCCCGTCCACCACGCACACCTCGTAGCGGCGGCGATCCAGGCAGGAGCCGACCGCCAGCAGCGAGAGCGGCATGGTATAGAACACCGCTTCGGGGTTGTAGAGCACCACCTTGCGTCTCATGAGCTGGCCTCAGGAGCCCGGAGTAGCCGCCGCCTCGGGCGTGAGCTCGACGGGCAGCGCGCCTATGCCGTTGTGGGAGCGACGCTCCAGCCGGCGCAGCCGGTAGCGCTCGAGCGGCAGGCGCGCGCCGGCCAGCGCCAGCCCGCCCACGCGGCGCAGGTGGCGGACACGGATGCGCCCGGGCTCGCGCAGCAGCCGGCGCAGCTCGCGCCAGTGCCTCTGTGCCTTGAACTGCGTGTGCACCAGTACGTGCAACTGGCGGTAGAAGTCGGTGGTGTAGGGGCCACGGTAGAGCATGGCCAGGTCGTCGGAATCGAGCCAGTTCTGCTGCTCGCCCAGGTCGTGCTTAACACGCTCGTAGAACTTCGTGCCC includes these proteins:
- a CDS encoding B12-binding domain-containing radical SAM protein — protein: MRRKVVLYNPEAVFYTMPLSLLAVGSCLDRRRYEVCVVDGRLERDPLAALLAAAGDALCVGVTVLTGAPIRDALRVTRALKARRRDLPVIWGGWHPSLFPRETLEQAGIDGVVVGQGEETFTEILERLSAGAGLEGVAGCLAAGSTPAPPRPLQDINRFPPHDYTLIPVERYFQLKGQRQLDYISSQGCRFRCTFCADPFVYKRGWFGLEPERVAGELDALWRRYRVEDVGFQDETFFTSPRRVATLAEAFRLRQARFTWTATMRADQGHRLDEALLADCRRAGLRRVMIGVESGSQEMLDWMKKDITVAQVLESAEKCLRQGIGAIFNIIVGFPGEPPESVQASLDMAKRLRAMSPAFEVAIFYYKPYPGNPIADKLLADGHAFPRMLEEWAEFDYVGSSGPWVSREKQARIERFKFYQRVAWSRPQLARLPLQAVARWRCKRDAYAFPVEKLVVEWLRPPVRLS